Genomic DNA from Streptomyces sp. GS7:
GCGGCATCGCACTGGGGACGCTCATCGTGCTGACCGGCTACCACTCCCTGCGCTGGCTCTCCCGGTCGGCCGGACAGCGCGGCATGCCGCTCCTCGACGTCGGAACCAGCGGTGACGACGGGCCCGCCGACCGCAAGGACCGAGGCTGAGGGGCTTTCGGCACACCGCCGGGAGCAACGTCACGCGGGGGGCTGCGGCCCGTCGTCGAACACGGTGCCCTCCGCCCTGGCGCGCTCCAGCAGGTCGTACAGCACCGCCTCGATCGCGGCCTCGGAGACCAGCAGCCAGTACGCCTCCGAACCCGGCTCCACGCCCTGCGACCGGAGCCGCACATCGTCCCGGATCGCCGGCATGACCCGGTGCTCGTCGGCGCGGCCGAAGCACCACAGGAGGGTTCTGCCGTCGGGGACCCAGTGCTCGGCGTCGGCCATGGCAGCCACCGTAGCGGTCGCCGGGCGCGGGGCGCGGGAGGCCGGTCACCGCTGTACGTAGACGTAGGTGCCCTGTTGGTGGCCCACGGTGCCGAGGGCGGGGGCGACGATCTGGAAGGTGACCGAGCCGACGTACGTCCCGGACCCGATGATCTTCCTGGTGGCGTCCGGCGCCGGGGTGTAGTACGTCACCTGCTGGCCGTTGGTCGGCACGGTCTGGGTCTGGTCGGAGGTCGCGGCGGGGACGGGCGGGCCCTGTGCGGGGTGGCCGGGTGAGCCGCCGGAGACGGCGCCCAGGGTGCCCCACACCCGGAGGTTGACCTCGGGGACGTTTCCGTTGGTCGTGCAGCTCATCCGGGCCTTGAAGATGACGCTGCCCGCGCCGTTGGAGAAGTGCGGGTTGTCGACCTGGGCGGTGCAGGTGGCGACGTCCCGCACGGCGCCGGCGGAAGAGGTGCGCACCGGGGCGGCGGTGGCGGTGGTGGCGGTCAGGGCGAGCAGTGCGGTGGCCGTGAGCGTGGCGCAGCGGCGGGCGGTCTGGGGCGGGACGTGCACGGGGGCTCCTCTCCGGCGGTCCTCGGGCCAGGCGGGGTCAACCGCAGTTGGCGTTGATGTGGTTGGACTCGTGAAACTCGTAACTTCCGTCGGCATGCTGGGAGTTGATGTACACGCGGAAGTCGTGGATGCCGGTGTGCGCGCAGTCGTAGGTGATGGTCTGCGCGTGCTGCCCGGTGAAGTTCTGGGTGGCCATGTCCTCCCAGCCGTACCAGCGTGAGCGCTGGACCACGAGCGTCGCCCCTCCGCTGCACGGCGCGGTGATGGCGCCGGAGCCGGAGATGGTGGTGCCGTCCTGAACGGTGCGGCCGATCGAGGTGCAGGTGAGGTCGGCCCGTGCGGCAGGGGCCGGGGCGGCGCCGGTGGCGAAGAGGGTGGTGGCGGCGAGCACGGACAGTGCGGCGGCCGTCCGCGGCACGCGGCGTCCGCGGGCCCGCTGCTGCCCGGGGGCGGTCCCCGGTGCGGGAGTGGAACGGGCAGAAGAGGCGGCCGGCTTGGAAGGGGCGGAAGGGGCGGAAGGGGCGGTTCCGGGGGTGGTCCGCGGACTGCTCATGGCGATCCCTTCAGGTCCCGCCCTCGGGTATGGGACCGGGTGGATACGGTGAGCAGCGAATCTAGTGCAGTGAGTGACGGGACCGTTCCGGCGTGTGGGGGCATGGGGCGCGTTCGGCGGGGAGCGCGCGCCGGTCTGGTCTCCACGCCCGCCGGTCTGAGCTGTACGCCGTCGTACGACTCGGCTCACGCCGCCTGCCGCCTGCCGCCTGCCGCCTGCCGCCTGCCGACGCGCGTCGCGGTGACCACATGTGCGCGCGGTGGAGTGCCCGGCGATGTGGGGGGAAGTGCGGTGCGGCGGTTGGCTGTTGTGGGTGTGCGTCAGGGGTTTCCGCGGTGTGTGACGCCCGGGGGCGGGGAGGGCGTTGCGTTCAACACGGCGAGGAACGGGCGGCGTTGGTCGATCGGATAATCACGGTTATCCGCATTTCGGGGCCCTTTGCATAAGGGGCGCTCGTGCTGCGCAGAGATGGGTGGGGCATCCGCGAGAGGCGGGGCCCGTTTCCCGACGGAAGGTGGGGGTTGGACTGATGCGTGCAGCAGTGAGCGGGATGATGCTGGGCCTCGCGGTGGCGGCCTTGGTGACGGCGGTCCCGACGGCGGCATCCGCGCAGGAGCGGTCGGACCGGGTGACGGCGACCGTGCCGCTGATGGGCAACGCGAAGGGCACGTTCACCGCTACGGCGAAGTGCCCGCGCGGGAAGACGGTGACCGGCGGCGGCTTCGTCTCTCGGGGCCAGGACGCCAATGGCAGCATCACCGAGTCGTACCCGGACACGCCCACCTCCTGGAAGGTGACGATCAACGACCCCGGAATGGGCAACCGGGCGTCGGTTCCGCATGTGGTGGGCACCGTCTACGCGCTGTGCAGCAGGTAGGTGGCGGAAGGCGGGCCCTGTCCGGAGCCGTAGGGCGGTCGCGAAGTCGGCCGTGAGGGGCCGACGGGTGCTCCGGTGATGGTCGGGTGCGCAGCCAGCCGGGCCGCCGCGGTCGGCACGCGGGTCCCTGGCGGACCGGGGTGCCTGCCGTCGGGTGTCGATGCCGAGTAGCGGCTGCTCGGCATCGCCTCCGACCCTTGGATTCCGGCCGGCAGGGCTTGCGCCCTCGCGGGGTGAACGGGCGTGTCCGTTCACCCCCGGATGTCGCCGGACGTGCGGGTTACTCGTGGTGGGTGGCTCCCGGGGAGTGCCTGACGATGCTCAGGTGTTCCGCGTGCCAGCCGCTTTCGTCCTCCACCGGCACGTAGGTCACCCGCAAGCCCTCGACGACGAAGGTTCCGTCCTCGATGGACCTGCTGTCCACCCGTACCTCGCGGCCGTCGTCCCCGTCGATGTACCCGACGCCCCGGACCTGGTTGTACCACCGGACCACGCCACTGACCCTGTCAGCCATCTGTTCGCCTCCAACTGAGGTTTCTGAGCACGCTGTTGACTGTCACATCGGGTCATTCCCGCCCTGACCCGGCGTGCACCGCGGCGGATGTCCTAACTTCGCTACAGTGCCCGGTCGCGCGAGCCGGGCTTCGGCGAGGGGCGGGCGGTGGGCGGTCGACCGACTCGGGTCGCGGTTGCTGCCGGTGACACGCCGGACGAAGCATTCTAAGCGGTCGCTTACGATGGCTCGGGCTCGTCACAGCAGCCCCGCCGGTGCCACGAGCACCGGTCACCGCGCACAGAGATCCAGGAGCAACAGCAGTGAGCGTCGAACCCCTGCAGGCCGCGACCCCCGTCCCCTATGGGCGACTGGTCCCCGTCACCGTCCACTTCGACGACCTCGACGCGCTCGGCATGCTCCACAACTCCCGCTACCCGCTGCTGGTCGAGCGCGCCTGGGCCGAGTACTGGCACGGCTTCGGGTTCGGGTTCGACGGCGACTGGGCCGCCGCCGGCGACATGTGCAACGTGATCAAGGAGATGCGGGTCTCCTACGAGCGGCCGGTCACCAGCGCAGGCCGCTACGCCGCGCACCTGTGGGTCGAGCGCCTGGGCCGTACGGGGCTCACGTACGGCTTCCGGATATGCGACGCCGACGGCGCCGGCAGCTACGCCCACGGCCACCGGGTGCTCGTCCGCGTCGATGCGGGGACGCTGCGCCCCACCCCCTGGTCGGAGCGGGCCCGCGCGATCGCCGCGGATCTGCTCAGGTCGGAGCGGGCGGACGCGGCGGCGGGCACGGAGGCGGACGCCGCCTGACGCGCCGCGGTCAGGACCGCTCCAGATCGCCGGTCACGGCCGCCGCGCCTCCGGACGCGGTACGGGACGGGACCCGCAGTACCCGTGCGCCCACCACCAGGCCGAAGGCCAGCGCCGTGACCAGCATGAAGGAGACGGTCAGCGAGGTCGCCTGGGCGATGCCGCCGATGGCCGAGGGGGCGATCAGACCGGAGGTGTAGGTGATCGTGGCGACGCCCGCGATGGCCTGGCTCGGGGTGGGGCCGCTGCGCCCGGCGGCGGCGAAGGCCAGCGGGACCACGACCGCGACGCCCAGCCCGACCAGGCCGAACCCGGCCATCGCCACGGCCGGGTGCCGCGCCGCGACGATCAGCAGGCCGCCGGCCGTGGCCAGCGCGCCGCCCGCACGGACCGTGCGCACCGGCCCGAACCGGGCCACCACCTTGTCGCCGGCCAGCCGGGCGGCGGCCATCGTGCAGGCGAAGGCGGTGGTGGAAGCGGCCGCCAGGCCCGCGTCGGTGCCCAGCCGGTCGCGGAGGTAGACCGCCGACCAGTCCAGGGCGGAGCCCTCCGCGAAGACCGCGCAGAACCCGACGGCGCCGATGATCAGGGCCGACCTGGGCGGTGGCGCGAAGCGGGGCGGGGGGTGCTCCTCGGGGGTGTGGCGCAGGTCCAGTACGCCCCGGCAGGCGAGCGCGCCGAGCAGGGTGAGGACCAAGGCCGCACCGGCGAGATGCAGCCGGGCGTCGGTTCCGGCGTGTGCGGCGGCGGTGCCGGCCGCCGAGCCCAGCAGCGCCCCCGTGCTCCACATGCCGTGCAGCCCGGACATGATCGGCCGGCCGAGCCGGTCCTCGGTCTCCACGCCCAGCGCGTTCATCGCGACGTCCGCCATACCCGAGCTCGCGCCGTACGCGAGGAGTGTCAGGCACAGTACGAAGGCGTCGGGGGAGAGGGCGGGCAGGAGCAGGGACAGCGTCCAGAGGGCGAGCAGGCCGCGGAGCGCGGTGCGGGCGCCGAAGCGATGGCTGATCCGGCCCGCGAGGGGCATCGCCAGCGAGGCGCCGATCGCGGGAAAGGCCAGGGCCAGGCCGAGTTGGCCGGGGGAGATGCCGGTGTGGTCCTGGATCCAGGGGATGCGGGTGGCGAAGTTCCCGGTGACCGCGCCGTGTACGAGGAACGCCGCGGCGACGGACCGGCGTGCGCGGCGCAGAACGGGGCGGGGGAGCGGGGTGGCGTCGGGACCGCCGTGGTCGGCCATGACCGGTAAAATATCGGGAACTCCGCCTGGGACTAAGGGAATTCGGGTGTGGGGAGGTGCGATCGCGCCATGCGGGACGGGCCGTCGGCGGCACCGCCTCTCCGGCTCCTCAGCGGGCCACCCGCTCCGCCAGGAAGTCCGCGTAGGTCCGCCGCCCGTCCGCGTGGTCCGGTGCGAGGTTCGCGCCCCGCCGCAGCGCCGCCATGCTTGCGCCGGGCAGCGGCAGCGGGAGCAGCAGCCGGTGCCGTCCGCCCGCCTCAAGGGTCAGGCGGGCCAGCTCCCGGAACTCCCGTGTCTCGGGCCCGCCCATGTCGGGCACCCGCCCGGCCGGCGTGCCGAGCGCCAACTCGGCCAGCCGGTCCGCCACTTCGCCCACCTCGACGGGCTGGATGCGGACACCCGCCGGCACCGGCAGCACCGGCGACTTGGCGAGTGCCTTGACGATGTCCAGCACCAGGTTGTGGAACTGTGTCGTCCGCAGCACCGTCCAGCCGACCCCGGACTCCTCGATCAGGTGCTCCACCGCGAGTTTGGTGCGGTAGTAGCCGAGCGGGATCCGGTCCACGCCGACGATCGAGATGTAGACCAGGTGCGGAACGCCCGCCCGCCGCACGGCCTCGATCAGCAGCTCCGCCGACTCCAGGTCGCCGCCTGTGGCGGCGGTGGCGCAGTGCACCACGGCGTCCGCGTCCGCCAGCGCGTCCGCCAGTCCGGTGCCGTCGCGCAGATCGACGGCATACGACCGCAGCCGGGGCCGCGCGGTGCCCGTATGGGGGCGCCGGCTGAGCGACCGTACGTCGTGGCCGGCGCGGAGCAGCCGGTCGACCAGGGCGCGTCCGAGCGTGCCCGTGCCGCCGGTGACGAGAATTGTCGCCGTTGTCGCCATCGCGGATCAGTCCTTGAGGTGGGGGACGGGAAACCAGAGGGGTGAACCAGAGGGATACGGCCCCATGACGGAACACCTGCGGCGGCTGTGACAGGCGGCGCGCCGGGGTCTGTGAGCCAGCCCACAGGGCTTCGCCCGCATGGGCCACGATCAGCCGTGGCACACTGACCCTGTACTGACATAACAGCAGCAGCGCACTCCGGGGTCGGTGTAATTCCGAACCGGCGGTAACAGTCCGCGACCCGTCCGCAGCCAGCGGCCGGTTGAGCAGGTGGAATTCCTGCACCGACGGTGAAAGTCCGGATGGGAGGCAGTGCGCGGCGGGCGAGCTTCGGTACACCGCCGTCGGCGGCGCGTCCGGTCGTGTTCCGGGCGGGCCCTCTTTTCCGGCCTCGGTGTCCCCGTGGCTCTGTTCCGCTTCTGTCGTCCAGACAGCCCCGGAGTCCGTGCCCTGAGAGGCAGGAGGACCCGGTGGCCACCGCAGCCCCCGTAGAGATCGCGGCGATGCGCCGAGCCATCGAGCTCGCCGCCCGCGGCCTCGGGCACACCAGCCCCAACCCGGTCGTCGGCTGTGTCGTCCTGGACTCCGAGGGCCGTACGGCGGGCGAGGGCTGGCACCAGCGGGCCGGCGGGCCGCACGCCGAGGTCCACGCGCTGCGCGCCGCGGGCGGGCGGGCCCGGGGCGGCACCGCGCTGGTCACCCTGGAGCCCTGCAACCACACCGGGCGCACGGCACCGTGCGCCCAGGCGCTGATCGACGCCGGCGTCGCCCGCGTCGTCTACGCCGTCGCCGACCCCAACCCGACCGCCACCGGCGGTGCCCTGACCCTGGCCGAGGCCGGGATCGACGTCGAGGGCGGCCTGCTCGCCGACGAGGCCGCGGCCGGCAACGAGGCGTGGCTGACGTCGGTGCTGCGCGGCCGGCCGTTCGTGCTGTGGAAGTACGCCGCCACCCTGGACGGCCGGGTCGCCGCCGCCGACGGCACCAGCCGCTGGATCTCCTCGCCCGAGTCGCGGGCCGACGTGCACCGGCTGCGGGCCGCCGCGGACGCGGTGATCGTCGGCTCCGGCACCGCCCGCGCCGACGATCCGCAGCTCGGCGTGCGGATCGCCGGGCTGTCCGACGACGAGGTCAGCCGGCCGCTGCGGGTGGTGGTGGACTCCGGCGCCAGCGCCGTCAAGGCCGGCGCCCGCGTCCTGGACGGCACCGCGCCCACCCTGATCGCGGTCGCCGAGGATGCCGACGCGGCCCACCTCGAAGGGCTCGCCCCCATCGTGCGGCTGCCGCGCGCCGCCAAGGGGCGCGGGCTGCACCTCCCCGCACTGCTCCAGGCCCTGTACGCACGCGATGTGCGCTCCGTACTGCTCGAAGGCGGGCCCACGCTCGCCGGGGCCTTCCTGGCCGCCCGGGCCGTCGACAAGGTCGTCGGCTATCTCGCGCCGGTACTGCTGGGCGCCGGCCCGGCCGCCGTCGGCGACGCCGGAATCACCACGATCGCCGAGGCGTTGCGCCTCGATGTGACCGACACCGCTCGGCTCGGCCCCGATCTGCGCATCACCGCCACTCCCATTCGCCACTCCCGTCCCGAGGAGAACTGAAGTGTTCACCGGAATCGTCGAAGAACTGGGTGAGGTCGCCGCCATCGAGGACCTCGGTGACGCCGCCCGCTTCCGGCTCCGCGGCCCCCTCGTCACCGAAGGCGCCAAGCACGGCGACTCGATCGCCGTCAACGGCGTCTGTCTGACCGTCGTGGACACCGCGGGCGGGGAGTTCACCGCCGACGTGATGGCCGAGACCCTCAAGCGCTCCAGCCTCGGCGCGCTGACGACCGGTTCGCGGGTCAACCTGGAGCGCCCGATGGCGCTCGGCGGCCGGCTCGGCGGGCACCTCGTGCAGGGCCATGTGGACGGCACCGGCACGATCGTCGAGCGCACCCCGGCGGAGAACTGGGAGCTGGTGCGGATCTCGCTGCCGGACCAACTCGCCCGCTACGTCGTCGAGAAGGGCTCCATCACGGTCGACGGCGTCAGCCTCACCGTCGTCGAGGCCGCCGACGACTCCTTCACCATCAGCCTCATCCCCACCACCCTCGCGCTGACCACCCTGGGCATCAAGCAGTCCGGCGACCCCGTGAACCTGGAGGTCGACGTGCTCGCCAAGTACGTGGAGCGGCTGCTCGGCCGGGGCTCCCGGGACACCGACGACCTCGCGGAACTCAAGGAGATGGACCGGTGAGCGTCCTGGACTCGCTGAACGGGACCGCCTTCACGGCCTTCGGACAGCACGTCATCTGGTCGGACATGCTCGGCAACACCATCGGGCTGGCCGCCCTCGCCCTCGGCTGGCGGCGCTCCATATGGACCTGGCCGGCCCAGTTCCTCTCCGGCGTCATCCTCGTCGCCGCGTACGCCTCCGCCCATCTCAGCGGTGGCGTCGGCAAGCAACTGCTGGTCATCGGTGTGGCGTTGTGGGGCTGGCGCCAGTGGCAGCGCGGTCGGCAGCAGGCGCAGGACGGCTCCATCGCCGTACGGTTCGCCGGCTGGCGCGAGCGCGGGCTGCTGATCGGCGGGACGGCCCTGGGCACCGCGGTCGTCGGCGGCCTGTTCACCCTGGTCCCCCAACTGTCCTGGAACCCCTGGCCGGACGCCTACATCTTCGTCGGCACGCTCGCCGCGATGGTCGCGCAGGCCCGCGGTCTGGTCGAGTTCTGGTTCGCCTGGCTGCTGGTCGACGTCGTCGGCGTCCCGCTCGCCTTCAGCAGCGGGCTCGCCTTCTCCGGCCTCGTCTACGTCGTCTATCTCGCCCTCGTCGTGTGGGGCATGCGCGACTGGTGGCTGCGCTCGCGGAGCGCGGACGCCGGTCCCGTCCTGGAAGGAGTTCTGCTGTGAGCGACGCACGCGCGGCCGCCGGGCCGCAGTCGGCAACGAACGGCGCACCTCTGCGCCGCGCGAGCGGAGAAGCGAACGAAGGGGTGGCGGCATGACCGCGTTGCAGAGCTGGTACGACGAGACCGAGGACGCACTGGTGCTGGATCCCGTGGAGCGCGCGATCGCGGACATCGCCGCCGGCCGGCCGGTCGTCGTGGTGGACGACGAGGACCGGGAGAACGAGGGCGACCTGATCGTCGCGGCGGAGATGGCCACCCCGGAGATCGTCGCGTTCATGATGAGCGAGTGCCGCGGACTGATCTGCGCCCCCATGGAGGGTGCCGAGCTGGACCGGCTGGAACTCCCGCAGATGGTCGACCAGAACACCGAGTCGATGCGCACCGCGTTCACCGTCTCCGTCGACGCGTCCGCCGCGCACGGCGTCAGCACCGGCATCTCCGCCGCCGACCGCGCCACCACCCTGCGGCTGCTCGCCTCCGGTGCGGCGGCCCCCGCCGACTTCGTCCGGCCCGGCCACATCTTCCCGCTGCGGGCCCGGCCCGGCGGCGTCCTGGTCCGCAACGGCCACACCGAGGCCGGGGTCGACCTCGCCCGGCTGGCCGGACTGCGCCCGGCCGCCGCCATCGTGGAGATCGCCGGCGAGGACGGCACCATGCTGCGGCTGCCCGAACTCGTCCCGTTCGCCCGCAAGCACGGCCTGGCGATCATCTCCATCGAGGACCTGATCGCCTACCGCCGGTCGTCCGAACCCACCGTCCGCCGCGAGGCCGAGACCCGGCTGCCCACCGCGCACGGCGAGTTCACCGCGTACGGCTACCGCTCCGCGGTCGACGGCGTCGAGCACATCGCGCTGGTCGCCGGCGACCTCGGCGACGGCGAGGACGTCCTGGTCCGGGTCCACTCCGAGTGCCTGACGGGCGATGTCTTCC
This window encodes:
- a CDS encoding cold shock domain-containing protein, with amino-acid sequence MADRVSGVVRWYNQVRGVGYIDGDDGREVRVDSRSIEDGTFVVEGLRVTYVPVEDESGWHAEHLSIVRHSPGATHHE
- a CDS encoding acyl-CoA thioesterase, whose protein sequence is MSVEPLQAATPVPYGRLVPVTVHFDDLDALGMLHNSRYPLLVERAWAEYWHGFGFGFDGDWAAAGDMCNVIKEMRVSYERPVTSAGRYAAHLWVERLGRTGLTYGFRICDADGAGSYAHGHRVLVRVDAGTLRPTPWSERARAIAADLLRSERADAAAGTEADAA
- a CDS encoding MFS transporter — its product is MADHGGPDATPLPRPVLRRARRSVAAAFLVHGAVTGNFATRIPWIQDHTGISPGQLGLALAFPAIGASLAMPLAGRISHRFGARTALRGLLALWTLSLLLPALSPDAFVLCLTLLAYGASSGMADVAMNALGVETEDRLGRPIMSGLHGMWSTGALLGSAAGTAAAHAGTDARLHLAGAALVLTLLGALACRGVLDLRHTPEEHPPPRFAPPPRSALIIGAVGFCAVFAEGSALDWSAVYLRDRLGTDAGLAAASTTAFACTMAAARLAGDKVVARFGPVRTVRAGGALATAGGLLIVAARHPAVAMAGFGLVGLGVAVVVPLAFAAAGRSGPTPSQAIAGVATITYTSGLIAPSAIGGIAQATSLTVSFMLVTALAFGLVVGARVLRVPSRTASGGAAAVTGDLERS
- a CDS encoding SDR family oxidoreductase, producing the protein MATTATILVTGGTGTLGRALVDRLLRAGHDVRSLSRRPHTGTARPRLRSYAVDLRDGTGLADALADADAVVHCATAATGGDLESAELLIEAVRRAGVPHLVYISIVGVDRIPLGYYRTKLAVEHLIEESGVGWTVLRTTQFHNLVLDIVKALAKSPVLPVPAGVRIQPVEVGEVADRLAELALGTPAGRVPDMGGPETREFRELARLTLEAGGRHRLLLPLPLPGASMAALRRGANLAPDHADGRRTYADFLAERVAR
- the ribD gene encoding bifunctional diaminohydroxyphosphoribosylaminopyrimidine deaminase/5-amino-6-(5-phosphoribosylamino)uracil reductase RibD; the encoded protein is MATAAPVEIAAMRRAIELAARGLGHTSPNPVVGCVVLDSEGRTAGEGWHQRAGGPHAEVHALRAAGGRARGGTALVTLEPCNHTGRTAPCAQALIDAGVARVVYAVADPNPTATGGALTLAEAGIDVEGGLLADEAAAGNEAWLTSVLRGRPFVLWKYAATLDGRVAAADGTSRWISSPESRADVHRLRAAADAVIVGSGTARADDPQLGVRIAGLSDDEVSRPLRVVVDSGASAVKAGARVLDGTAPTLIAVAEDADAAHLEGLAPIVRLPRAAKGRGLHLPALLQALYARDVRSVLLEGGPTLAGAFLAARAVDKVVGYLAPVLLGAGPAAVGDAGITTIAEALRLDVTDTARLGPDLRITATPIRHSRPEEN
- a CDS encoding riboflavin synthase produces the protein MFTGIVEELGEVAAIEDLGDAARFRLRGPLVTEGAKHGDSIAVNGVCLTVVDTAGGEFTADVMAETLKRSSLGALTTGSRVNLERPMALGGRLGGHLVQGHVDGTGTIVERTPAENWELVRISLPDQLARYVVEKGSITVDGVSLTVVEAADDSFTISLIPTTLALTTLGIKQSGDPVNLEVDVLAKYVERLLGRGSRDTDDLAELKEMDR
- a CDS encoding nicotinamide mononucleotide transporter family protein yields the protein MSVLDSLNGTAFTAFGQHVIWSDMLGNTIGLAALALGWRRSIWTWPAQFLSGVILVAAYASAHLSGGVGKQLLVIGVALWGWRQWQRGRQQAQDGSIAVRFAGWRERGLLIGGTALGTAVVGGLFTLVPQLSWNPWPDAYIFVGTLAAMVAQARGLVEFWFAWLLVDVVGVPLAFSSGLAFSGLVYVVYLALVVWGMRDWWLRSRSADAGPVLEGVLL
- a CDS encoding bifunctional 3,4-dihydroxy-2-butanone-4-phosphate synthase/GTP cyclohydrolase II produces the protein MTALQSWYDETEDALVLDPVERAIADIAAGRPVVVVDDEDRENEGDLIVAAEMATPEIVAFMMSECRGLICAPMEGAELDRLELPQMVDQNTESMRTAFTVSVDASAAHGVSTGISAADRATTLRLLASGAAAPADFVRPGHIFPLRARPGGVLVRNGHTEAGVDLARLAGLRPAAAIVEIAGEDGTMLRLPELVPFARKHGLAIISIEDLIAYRRSSEPTVRREAETRLPTAHGEFTAYGYRSAVDGVEHIALVAGDLGDGEDVLVRVHSECLTGDVFHSLRCDCGPQLDASLQRITEAGRGVVIYLRGHEGRGIGLLSKLRAYELQERGRDTLDANLELGLPADSRDYGAGAQMLRDLGVRSLRLMTNNPEKTAALVRHGLKVTGREPMPVQAGEHNLRYLRTKRDRMGHDLPWLPGASTGSTGAAGAAPAAGAGTCGNQ